The following proteins come from a genomic window of Pontibacillus halophilus JSM 076056 = DSM 19796:
- a CDS encoding YpzG family protein translates to MISKNYTRKPDKSFFDNLYSDPFQSPRANPKHSKAQINGETQQSQHEIILSKQMKKRT, encoded by the coding sequence ATGATATCCAAAAACTATACACGTAAACCGGATAAATCCTTTTTTGACAACCTTTATAGTGACCCATTCCAGTCTCCGAGAGCCAACCCAAAGCACTCGAAGGCCCAAATTAACGGAGAAACCCAACAATCTCAACATGAGATTATCCTTTCGAAACAAATGAAAAAACGCACATAA
- the sspK gene encoding small, acid-soluble spore protein K, giving the protein MARNKQSHFPSDQQQFDGEPRAKAEYAPKRANGTINQNPQERMNKSSHRNK; this is encoded by the coding sequence ATGGCACGTAACAAACAATCCCATTTTCCAAGTGACCAACAGCAATTTGATGGTGAACCAAGAGCAAAGGCAGAGTATGCACCAAAGCGTGCGAACGGCACCATCAACCAAAATCCACAGGAACGTATGAACAAGTCTTCTCACCGAAATAAATAG
- a CDS encoding YfhJ family protein: MNDTYKRLTQHLLERNNELTHDQAREWVESLWEDFEATRAKAGRQYQGKEVTERVVRQWIDSLGPRLNEFASNNPKYKHLLQKKDES; this comes from the coding sequence ATGAACGACACATATAAACGATTAACGCAACATCTGCTTGAACGAAACAACGAATTAACGCACGATCAGGCTCGAGAATGGGTTGAATCGTTATGGGAGGACTTTGAAGCAACGCGTGCGAAGGCGGGTCGACAGTATCAAGGGAAAGAAGTAACAGAGCGTGTGGTACGACAGTGGATTGACAGCCTTGGACCTCGTTTAAATGAGTTTGCTTCTAATAATCCGAAGTACAAGCATTTATTACAGAAAAAAGACGAATCATAA
- a CDS encoding metal-dependent hydrolase, whose product MDTGTHIVMGIALGGLATLDPAVQDNPALFNAIMVGTIAGSQAPDLDTVTKFKNNAVYIRNHRGITHSIPAVLFWGISIPALIFLFVPEVNFLHLWLWSFLAVILHVFVDLFNAYGTQAYRPFSERWVAWGIINTFDPYIFLFHIIGILTWMFGADPGYTFLTVYFVLFLYYVKRYLDKRQITKQVEARFPDVEQIVTSPTMRNRHFRLAITTPTHFYVGKSENGTITILDEFHKKPLPEMPVMEKAITDHHVEAFLHFSPVYRWTIVEHDHHTEVRFTDLRYRSKGRYPFVAVVTLDDDLEILSSYTGWIFSEEKLQKKLDTMPTSS is encoded by the coding sequence ATGGATACTGGTACACACATCGTTATGGGAATTGCATTGGGTGGCCTAGCTACGCTCGACCCAGCCGTTCAAGATAACCCCGCATTATTTAACGCAATCATGGTCGGGACCATTGCCGGGTCACAAGCACCAGACCTTGATACCGTCACAAAGTTTAAGAATAATGCTGTCTACATTCGGAATCACCGAGGGATTACCCATTCTATTCCCGCAGTATTGTTTTGGGGCATTTCAATCCCTGCACTTATCTTTCTCTTCGTACCAGAAGTTAACTTCCTACATTTATGGCTGTGGAGCTTTCTTGCCGTTATTCTCCACGTCTTTGTCGATTTATTTAACGCATATGGCACGCAAGCTTATCGCCCTTTCTCGGAGCGCTGGGTTGCTTGGGGCATCATAAATACGTTTGATCCGTACATCTTCTTATTTCATATAATCGGTATACTCACATGGATGTTTGGGGCAGACCCCGGCTACACGTTCCTAACGGTCTATTTCGTCTTATTCCTTTATTATGTGAAGCGCTATCTAGATAAACGGCAGATTACGAAACAGGTTGAAGCAAGATTTCCTGATGTTGAACAAATTGTTACTTCACCTACGATGCGTAACCGACACTTTCGTCTTGCCATTACAACTCCTACACACTTCTACGTAGGGAAATCTGAGAATGGCACGATTACGATACTTGATGAATTTCACAAGAAGCCACTGCCAGAGATGCCCGTTATGGAGAAAGCGATTACGGACCACCATGTGGAAGCATTCCTCCATTTCTCTCCTGTCTATCGTTGGACAATCGTTGAGCACGACCATCACACGGAAGTTCGCTTCACTGACTTACGTTACCGCTCAAAGGGACGCTATCCGTTTGTTGCCGTAGTCACATTAGACGATGACTTAGAAATTCTCTCTTCCTATACAGGTTGGATCTTCTCTGAAGAGAAACTTCAGAAAAAGTTGGATACGATGCCAACATCATCATAA
- the mutY gene encoding A/G-specific adenine glycosylase, with translation MKNEQVPVILEDFDVAQYQHDLIHWFKQEQRILPWRANQDPYKVWVSEIMLQQTRVDTVIPYFENFMSQFPTLEDLAYADEERVLKAWEGLGYYSRARNLQTAVREVVENYEGRVPHNEKELSSLKGVGPYTKGAILSIAYGIPSPAVDGNVMRVLSRILFIENDIAKPATRKLFENIIREIISQEDPSSFNQGLMELGALVCTPKSPSCMLCPVQEHCRAFHAGKEQLLPVKSSKKKQKRKPYMSLLLKDEHGRILVEKRPDDGLLANLWQFPMVSLEEHNRLNVEKWIQGEYGLQVSLGSTVDNIKHTFSHVIWDLEVMTGEIKSGELDKSNARLSSPEEMEQLPFPVSHQKMMKHL, from the coding sequence GTGAAAAACGAACAAGTACCTGTAATACTAGAAGATTTTGATGTCGCTCAATACCAACACGATTTGATTCATTGGTTTAAACAAGAGCAACGAATCTTGCCTTGGAGAGCAAATCAAGACCCTTACAAAGTATGGGTTTCCGAAATTATGCTTCAGCAAACACGAGTCGATACAGTCATTCCCTACTTTGAGAACTTTATGTCCCAATTCCCGACATTAGAAGATTTAGCATATGCCGATGAAGAAAGAGTATTAAAAGCATGGGAAGGACTTGGGTATTATTCTAGAGCAAGAAATCTTCAAACAGCCGTTCGAGAAGTGGTGGAGAACTATGAAGGGCGTGTACCCCATAATGAAAAGGAACTCTCCTCTCTAAAAGGCGTAGGCCCTTATACGAAAGGGGCAATCTTGAGTATTGCTTATGGCATCCCATCACCTGCTGTAGACGGAAACGTGATGAGGGTACTCTCAAGAATCCTCTTTATCGAGAACGATATAGCGAAGCCAGCGACAAGAAAGTTATTTGAAAACATCATCCGTGAAATTATTTCACAAGAAGATCCATCTTCATTCAACCAAGGTCTTATGGAACTTGGAGCGCTTGTATGTACACCGAAAAGCCCATCATGCATGTTATGCCCAGTTCAAGAACATTGCCGAGCCTTCCACGCTGGGAAAGAGCAATTGCTACCAGTGAAATCGTCTAAGAAGAAACAAAAAAGAAAACCATACATGTCCTTACTCCTAAAGGATGAACATGGTCGTATTCTTGTTGAGAAACGTCCTGATGACGGCCTACTCGCTAACCTCTGGCAATTCCCAATGGTTTCACTAGAAGAGCACAACCGCTTGAACGTTGAGAAGTGGATTCAAGGTGAATATGGATTACAAGTCTCTCTTGGGTCAACGGTAGACAACATTAAGCATACATTTTCTCATGTGATTTGGGACCTTGAAGTAATGACTGGTGAGATCAAGTCAGGCGAATTGGATAAATCCAACGCCCGACTTTCTTCACCAGAGGAAATGGAACAGTTACCATTTCCAGTATCTCATCAGAAAATGATGAAACATCTTTAG